One window of Robiginitalea biformata HTCC2501 genomic DNA carries:
- a CDS encoding alpha-glucuronidase family glycosyl hydrolase, whose amino-acid sequence MKFTSIRPAPPVFTLLILFFLFSGQVLPKPGASDSREPHLADTARCLPEPNRAVVASPNPIPWGYDLWLNFEPLDDARLKDAYREAITGMYMEPVGATGQIVYRELTEGLGSMLERPLESLPAPAGMKSAEAGLLLVATWDRLPRFIREIMDRPEIPAEGFLIRQVRAGEKKHLVLTSADDAGLLYGAYRLLRLVQTHQPLDGIDLLDAPKTKLRMLNHWDNLDRTVERGYAGFSIFNWHTLPELRDPRYADYARANASVGINATAVTNVNSNALVLTAPYIRKAKALADIFRPYGIRLYLTARFSAPMEIGGLETADPLDPRVIAWWAAKAGELYAEIPDFGGFLVKANSEGQPGPQNYGRSHREGANMLADALAPYGGNVIWRAFVYSEEDPDDRAKQAYTEFAPEDGKFRENVLLQVKNGPIDFQPREPVHPLFGAMPETPMLAEFQITKEYLGFATHLVYLPRLFEEVLQTDTYREGPGSTVARVVDGSLHDKPLSGMAGVANIGTDINWTGHPFGQADWYGFGRLAWDPNLDSGDIAEEWIRATFGNNPVVVSRVQALMMRSREAVVNYMTPLGLHHIFDSSHHYGPGPWVDEHSRPEWNPVYYHQADSLGIGFDRTSTGSNAVAQYAPELAERYGDPATCPEEFLLWFHHLPWDYKLRDGHTLWEGLGLKYQEGIDTVSGMLSDWQGLKGLLPDAAYRDVEMRLGIQLQEARWWKDACMLYFQTFSGREFPEGMEPPAHPLNYYKNLKFPYAPGIRPQWD is encoded by the coding sequence ATGAAGTTTACCAGCATCCGACCGGCACCTCCGGTATTTACCCTCCTGATCCTTTTTTTCCTGTTTTCAGGCCAGGTCCTCCCAAAGCCCGGGGCCAGCGATTCGCGGGAACCGCACCTGGCCGATACCGCCAGGTGTTTGCCGGAACCGAACCGGGCCGTTGTGGCGTCGCCGAATCCAATCCCCTGGGGGTATGATCTCTGGCTGAATTTCGAGCCGCTGGACGATGCCCGCCTGAAGGATGCCTATCGGGAAGCCATCACAGGAATGTATATGGAGCCCGTGGGAGCTACCGGGCAAATAGTTTACCGCGAATTGACGGAAGGCCTCGGCAGCATGCTCGAACGGCCCCTGGAATCATTGCCAGCGCCTGCGGGAATGAAATCCGCAGAGGCGGGCCTGCTGCTGGTTGCCACCTGGGACAGGCTGCCCCGCTTTATCCGGGAAATAATGGATCGCCCTGAAATCCCTGCGGAAGGTTTCCTGATCCGGCAAGTCCGGGCCGGGGAGAAAAAGCACCTTGTGCTAACCTCCGCAGATGACGCCGGTTTGCTCTATGGGGCCTACCGGCTCCTCCGGCTGGTGCAAACCCACCAGCCCCTGGATGGCATAGACCTGCTGGACGCGCCGAAGACGAAACTGCGGATGCTCAATCATTGGGACAACCTGGACCGGACAGTGGAACGGGGGTATGCGGGTTTCTCCATCTTCAACTGGCATACGCTCCCGGAGCTGCGGGACCCCAGGTATGCGGATTACGCCCGGGCGAATGCCTCTGTGGGGATCAACGCCACGGCGGTGACCAATGTGAATTCGAATGCGCTCGTACTTACGGCACCGTATATCCGAAAAGCCAAAGCCCTGGCCGATATCTTTCGCCCATACGGGATCCGGCTTTATCTGACAGCGCGGTTTTCGGCCCCCATGGAGATTGGCGGTCTCGAAACTGCCGACCCGCTCGACCCCCGGGTGATTGCCTGGTGGGCGGCCAAAGCGGGAGAATTGTACGCCGAAATCCCGGATTTCGGGGGGTTCCTGGTCAAAGCGAATTCGGAGGGCCAGCCGGGGCCGCAGAATTACGGTCGCTCCCACCGGGAAGGTGCCAACATGTTGGCGGACGCCCTGGCTCCATACGGGGGGAATGTGATCTGGCGGGCCTTTGTCTATTCGGAAGAAGACCCGGACGACCGGGCAAAGCAGGCGTATACGGAGTTTGCGCCCGAGGATGGAAAATTTCGCGAAAACGTTTTGCTGCAGGTAAAAAACGGCCCGATCGACTTCCAGCCCAGGGAGCCCGTCCACCCGTTGTTCGGGGCGATGCCGGAAACCCCGATGCTTGCGGAATTCCAGATCACCAAGGAATACCTGGGCTTTGCCACCCACCTGGTTTACCTCCCCAGGCTGTTCGAGGAAGTCCTTCAAACGGATACGTACAGGGAGGGCCCGGGGTCTACGGTGGCCCGGGTAGTGGACGGCAGCCTGCACGACAAGCCGTTGAGCGGGATGGCCGGGGTAGCCAATATCGGGACGGATATCAACTGGACGGGCCACCCTTTCGGGCAGGCCGATTGGTACGGCTTCGGGAGGCTGGCCTGGGACCCCAACCTGGACAGCGGAGACATTGCCGAGGAATGGATCCGGGCAACTTTCGGGAATAACCCGGTGGTTGTAAGCCGGGTACAGGCCCTGATGATGCGCTCCCGGGAGGCCGTCGTGAATTATATGACGCCCCTGGGGCTTCATCACATATTCGACTCGAGCCACCATTACGGCCCGGGGCCCTGGGTGGACGAGCATTCCCGCCCGGAATGGAACCCCGTATACTACCACCAGGCGGATTCGCTGGGTATCGGGTTCGACCGGACTTCCACAGGGAGCAATGCAGTGGCCCAGTACGCCCCGGAACTCGCGGAGCGATACGGGGACCCGGCTACCTGTCCGGAGGAATTCCTGCTGTGGTTCCACCACCTTCCCTGGGACTATAAATTGCGTGACGGACATACCCTCTGGGAGGGCCTCGGGTTGAAATACCAGGAAGGCATCGACACGGTGTCCGGGATGCTGTCGGACTGGCAGGGGCTGAAGGGCCTGCTACCCGATGCGGCCTACCGGGATGTGGAGATGCGGCTGGGGATCCAGTTGCAGGAAGCGCGGTGGTGGAAGGATGCCTGTATGTTGTACTTCCAGACGTTTTCCGGCAGGGAGTTCCCGGAGGGGATGGAACCTCCGGCACATCCGTTGAACTATTACAAAAACCTGAAATTCCCTTATGCCCCCGGGATTCGCCCGCAATGGGATTGA
- a CDS encoding xylulokinase — MYWIGYDIGSSSVKAALVSDADGSEVARVQYPKKEMPIDSPQPGWGEQDPDLWWEQVRLATAELLKMPGIDPKAIRGIGISYQMHGLVVVDASLRPLRPSIIWCDSRAVGAGEKLLDLAGEEACRERLLNGPGNFTLSKLVWVRDNQPDVFSQIHKIMLPGDYIALRFSGNATTTASGLSEGIMWDFRDDQPAGWLLEKAGISPDLLPEIVPTFGVQATLSEAGARETGLPEGIPILYRAGDQPNNALSLDVMQPGDVAATGGTSGVVYAVTDATRTREMNRVNNFAHVNHTRKAPRIGKLLCINGTGIQYSWMQQQVSPNASYPEMNQLASEIPVGCQGLRIYPFGNGAERMLGNARVGARIQGLNFNTHTRSHLYRAALEGIAFSFVYGMEIMAADGVGLGRIKAGNDNLFRARTFAETIATLTGATIQMVATTGAVGAARAAAVAAGAFGSMSEATATDKVQLEYAPLAGTEPYREAYADWKNELNNILKQHKP, encoded by the coding sequence ATGTACTGGATTGGATATGATATCGGGAGTTCTTCCGTAAAAGCTGCCCTGGTTTCCGACGCCGATGGTTCCGAAGTGGCCCGGGTCCAGTATCCCAAAAAGGAAATGCCCATTGACTCCCCCCAGCCCGGATGGGGCGAACAGGACCCGGACCTCTGGTGGGAGCAGGTGCGCCTCGCCACAGCAGAACTCCTGAAAATGCCCGGTATCGACCCCAAAGCAATCCGGGGCATCGGAATCTCCTACCAGATGCACGGTCTGGTGGTAGTAGATGCATCCCTGCGTCCGTTGCGCCCTTCGATCATCTGGTGCGACAGCCGCGCGGTGGGGGCCGGGGAAAAACTCCTGGACCTGGCAGGCGAGGAAGCCTGCAGGGAACGCCTGCTGAACGGCCCGGGGAATTTCACCCTGTCCAAACTGGTCTGGGTACGGGACAACCAACCCGACGTATTCAGTCAAATCCATAAAATCATGTTGCCTGGGGATTACATCGCCCTGCGATTCTCCGGGAACGCGACCACTACGGCATCGGGCCTGTCCGAAGGCATTATGTGGGACTTCCGGGACGACCAGCCGGCCGGATGGCTCCTGGAAAAAGCAGGGATTAGCCCGGATTTGCTGCCCGAGATCGTCCCAACTTTCGGCGTCCAGGCGACACTTAGCGAAGCCGGTGCCCGGGAAACCGGGCTGCCCGAGGGGATCCCCATCCTGTACCGGGCCGGGGACCAACCCAACAACGCCCTCTCCCTGGATGTTATGCAGCCCGGGGATGTAGCAGCCACCGGAGGCACGTCCGGGGTAGTCTACGCCGTGACAGATGCCACCCGGACCCGGGAGATGAACCGGGTCAACAATTTTGCCCATGTAAACCACACCCGGAAGGCCCCCCGAATCGGCAAACTCCTCTGTATCAACGGCACGGGCATCCAGTACAGCTGGATGCAGCAGCAAGTATCCCCAAATGCCAGCTACCCGGAGATGAACCAACTGGCCTCCGAAATTCCCGTTGGCTGCCAGGGCCTGCGCATTTACCCGTTCGGCAACGGCGCCGAGCGCATGCTGGGCAATGCCCGGGTGGGGGCGCGGATCCAGGGCCTGAATTTTAACACGCACACCCGGAGCCACCTGTACCGGGCCGCCCTGGAAGGCATTGCCTTCTCGTTTGTCTACGGTATGGAAATTATGGCCGCAGACGGGGTGGGCCTGGGCAGGATAAAAGCCGGGAACGACAACCTGTTCCGGGCCCGGACATTTGCTGAGACCATCGCGACGCTTACGGGCGCCACCATCCAAATGGTGGCCACTACCGGGGCAGTGGGGGCTGCGCGGGCTGCTGCAGTGGCCGCCGGGGCATTCGGCTCCATGTCCGAAGCCACGGCTACCGACAAGGTACAACTGGAATACGCCCCATTGGCTGGCACGGAGCCGTACCGGGAAGCTTATGCCGACTGGAAAAACGAACTGAATAACATCCTAAAACAACACAAACCATGA
- the xylA gene encoding xylose isomerase: MITTGDKEYFKNIGKIPFEGKESDNPLAFKYYDENQKVGDKTMKEHFRFAVCYWHTFTGLGADPFGAPTQQFPWLENSDPVQQAKDKMDAAFEFITKIGAPYYCFHDYDLIAEGPTLAESERRLDIITDYAREKMDASGVKLLWGTANCFGNPRYMNGAATNPDFKVLAAAGAQVKNALDATIKLDGENYVFWGGREGYMSLLNTDMKREQDHMARFLHMARDYARKQGFKGVFFIEPKPMEPTKHQYDFDSATVLAFLSKYDLLDDFKLNIEVNHATLAQHTFEHELQVAADNGLLGSIDANRGDYQNGWDTDQFPVDVYELTQAMLVILEAGGFQGGGVNFDAKIRRNSTDLEDIFYAHIGGMDAFARALLAAHAVRTQSDFLKMRKDRYASFDSGKGAEFEAGKLSLEDLHKFAGANQEIPRTSGRQELYENIINQFI, encoded by the coding sequence ATGATTACCACCGGAGACAAAGAATACTTCAAAAATATCGGGAAGATCCCATTCGAAGGCAAGGAGTCCGACAATCCCCTGGCCTTTAAATACTACGACGAAAACCAAAAAGTCGGCGACAAGACCATGAAGGAACACTTCCGGTTTGCGGTTTGCTACTGGCATACGTTCACCGGGCTCGGGGCCGATCCATTCGGGGCGCCCACCCAACAATTCCCATGGCTCGAAAATTCAGACCCCGTGCAGCAGGCCAAGGACAAAATGGACGCGGCCTTTGAGTTTATCACCAAGATTGGCGCGCCCTATTACTGTTTTCACGACTACGACCTGATCGCCGAGGGGCCCACCCTGGCCGAATCGGAACGTCGCCTGGACATCATCACGGACTACGCCCGGGAAAAGATGGACGCCTCCGGGGTAAAGTTGCTCTGGGGCACTGCCAATTGCTTCGGCAACCCGCGGTACATGAACGGGGCCGCCACGAACCCGGATTTCAAAGTACTGGCCGCAGCCGGGGCCCAGGTTAAAAACGCCCTGGACGCCACCATCAAACTGGATGGGGAAAATTACGTGTTCTGGGGGGGACGCGAAGGCTATATGTCCCTGCTCAATACGGACATGAAACGGGAACAGGACCACATGGCCAGGTTCCTGCATATGGCCCGCGACTATGCCCGGAAGCAGGGCTTTAAAGGGGTCTTCTTTATCGAGCCGAAGCCCATGGAGCCCACCAAACACCAGTACGATTTTGACTCAGCCACCGTCCTGGCCTTTTTGAGCAAGTACGACCTGCTGGACGACTTTAAGCTGAATATCGAAGTGAACCACGCCACCCTGGCGCAGCACACCTTTGAGCACGAATTGCAGGTGGCAGCGGACAACGGCCTGCTGGGCAGTATCGATGCCAATCGGGGCGATTACCAGAACGGCTGGGACACCGACCAGTTCCCGGTAGATGTGTACGAACTTACCCAGGCGATGCTCGTGATCCTCGAAGCCGGGGGCTTCCAGGGAGGAGGCGTGAATTTCGACGCCAAGATCCGCAGGAATTCCACAGACCTGGAAGACATCTTCTATGCCCACATCGGCGGGATGGATGCGTTTGCAAGGGCGCTGCTGGCCGCGCATGCGGTGCGGACCCAATCGGACTTCCTGAAAATGCGGAAGGATCGCTACGCGTCCTTTGACAGCGGGAAGGGTGCCGAATTCGAAGCGGGCAAACTGTCGCTGGAGGATCTCCACAAATTTGCAGGAGCGAACCAGGAGATCCCGCGGACGAGCGGCCGGCAGGAACTCTACGAAAACATTATCAACCAATTTATCTGA
- a CDS encoding AEC family transporter, with translation MDPALQRTLELLLIVGIGLLLQKRLAGRQQLEGIKLIILNVALPATIFLALLKVELKPGLLLLPGLALAFNLAMFLAVRYALPLFAPRHGAPQRRTLALMLPSLAPGLSCYPFIMAYMDESSLALAALADVGNKFFGLILLYLLAMHWYHQGGRPTDRKAPVAKKLRGLFLSLVREPINLVIGTAIILLIAGLNLESLPGFIAAAINRFSVMMVALVLLFIGMAVRVSLSDLRTIALLLSWRSGLALLFSSLMLLLLPALTPALALLVIVFPQSSCSFWPYAHMHLVSEREKAETRTQPTFDNGFAVNLLACSLPFSSGMILLLFNFSETLAHTWVLATAGLTLVALSLLPRIWQVALRKLRSAIPENVMP, from the coding sequence ATGGATCCAGCCCTACAACGGACCTTGGAATTGCTGCTGATTGTGGGCATCGGCCTGTTGCTGCAGAAACGCCTGGCCGGGCGGCAGCAATTGGAAGGCATCAAACTGATCATCCTGAATGTGGCCCTGCCGGCAACCATCTTCCTGGCGCTACTAAAAGTGGAACTCAAACCCGGCCTGCTCCTCCTGCCGGGCCTGGCACTGGCCTTTAACCTGGCGATGTTCCTGGCAGTGCGGTACGCACTCCCGCTATTTGCCCCCCGACACGGGGCTCCTCAGCGGCGGACGCTGGCCCTGATGCTGCCCTCTTTGGCGCCCGGGTTGTCCTGTTACCCGTTTATTATGGCCTACATGGATGAATCGAGCCTTGCCCTGGCGGCCCTGGCGGATGTGGGCAACAAATTTTTCGGGCTGATCCTCCTCTACCTGCTGGCCATGCACTGGTACCACCAGGGGGGACGTCCCACCGACCGGAAGGCCCCGGTTGCAAAAAAGTTGAGGGGACTTTTCCTCTCATTGGTGCGAGAACCTATCAACCTCGTAATTGGCACCGCCATTATTTTGTTGATCGCAGGGCTGAATCTGGAAAGCCTGCCCGGTTTTATAGCCGCTGCCATAAATCGTTTCAGTGTGATGATGGTAGCCCTGGTGTTGCTGTTTATCGGGATGGCAGTACGCGTGAGTTTATCTGATCTGCGCACGATCGCCTTACTGCTGAGTTGGCGATCCGGGTTGGCCCTGTTGTTCTCGTCATTGATGTTGCTGCTGTTGCCGGCCCTTACCCCGGCCCTGGCATTGCTCGTCATTGTTTTTCCGCAAAGCTCCTGCAGTTTCTGGCCCTATGCGCACATGCACCTGGTGTCGGAACGGGAAAAGGCGGAAACCCGCACCCAGCCTACTTTCGACAACGGTTTTGCCGTGAACCTGCTGGCGTGTTCCCTGCCGTTCTCAAGCGGTATGATCCTGTTGCTGTTCAATTTTTCCGAAACCCTGGCGCATACCTGGGTGCTGGCCACTGCCGGGTTGACCCTCGTGGCCCTTTCACTTCTTCCGCGTATTTGGCAGGTGGCCCTGCGGAAACTGCGCAGCGCAATCCCCGAGAATGTCATGCCCTGA
- a CDS encoding pyridoxal phosphate-dependent aminotransferase, producing MKPRTFNRRDWMRTTVLTAGGIGMIPVSGLCETPRAPLQINPAGEALYSPFFREYLPKAPRPTALAAKLNANENPYGPSAKAREALGAAAANGNRYAWRDLMGLIDSIAELEGVTPENIITGPGSSDLLEKTAMVFFRDGGNVVSADPSYMSLIQVAKACGADWKPVPLKTDWSHDLDAMEAAIDEQTRLVYICNPNNPTGTLTPADALLKFCDRVADQVPVFVDEAYLGFLEPEARQSMVSLVAKGKNVIVARTFSKIHGMAGLRVGYAVALPETLERINAITRGGMGISGPSIAAAAASMSDEAFLAECRSLNSSVRKHVFETLQELGHQPVPSYTSFMIFPIEMEGREFLSRMTALDVGVRAFRFMDQNWCRVSMGTRAEMDLFLDAVRKTLV from the coding sequence ATGAAACCACGTACCTTCAACCGCCGGGACTGGATGCGCACCACTGTTCTTACGGCCGGTGGGATCGGGATGATCCCGGTCTCCGGTCTCTGTGAAACGCCCCGCGCCCCACTGCAGATAAACCCGGCCGGGGAAGCCCTTTACAGTCCGTTCTTCCGGGAATACCTGCCCAAAGCGCCTCGCCCAACTGCCCTGGCAGCCAAGTTGAATGCCAACGAAAACCCCTACGGCCCGTCGGCCAAAGCCCGGGAGGCACTCGGTGCTGCCGCGGCCAACGGCAACCGCTACGCCTGGCGGGATCTCATGGGCCTGATTGACTCCATTGCGGAACTCGAAGGGGTAACACCCGAAAATATCATTACAGGCCCTGGGTCTTCGGACCTGTTGGAGAAAACCGCCATGGTCTTCTTCCGGGACGGCGGCAACGTGGTCTCCGCCGACCCTTCCTATATGTCCCTGATCCAGGTGGCCAAAGCCTGCGGGGCGGACTGGAAGCCCGTCCCGTTGAAAACCGACTGGTCGCACGATCTGGACGCCATGGAGGCAGCCATAGACGAGCAGACCCGCCTGGTATATATCTGTAACCCGAACAATCCTACGGGAACCCTCACGCCGGCCGATGCTTTGCTCAAGTTCTGCGACCGGGTCGCTGATCAGGTTCCCGTTTTTGTCGACGAGGCCTACCTGGGCTTTTTGGAGCCGGAAGCACGGCAATCCATGGTTTCCCTGGTGGCAAAGGGCAAGAATGTGATCGTAGCCCGCACCTTTTCAAAAATCCACGGGATGGCCGGCCTGCGGGTGGGATATGCCGTGGCCCTGCCCGAAACCCTGGAACGGATCAATGCGATTACCCGAGGCGGGATGGGGATATCCGGCCCGTCCATAGCCGCGGCCGCAGCCAGCATGTCGGACGAGGCATTCCTGGCCGAATGCCGCTCCCTGAATTCCTCGGTGCGCAAACATGTATTCGAGACCTTGCAGGAACTCGGCCACCAACCGGTTCCTTCCTACACGAGTTTTATGATTTTCCCTATCGAGATGGAAGGGCGTGAATTCCTCAGCAGGATGACTGCATTGGATGTAGGGGTGCGGGCATTCCGGTTTATGGACCAGAATTGGTGCCGGGTGAGTATGGGTACGCGTGCAGAAATGGACCTGTTCCTGGATGCTGTCCGGAAGACCCTTGTTTAA